In the genome of Candidatus Yanofskybacteria bacterium, one region contains:
- the ftsZ gene encoding cell division protein FtsZ: MAQLKPPFETFARIKVVGVGGGGNKAIQRMMMTKIHGVEFVAVNLDAQDLNIANAPTKILIGKNLTRGLGAGMNPEIGRQAASESKDEIQDALKGSDMVFICGGLGGGTCSGASPVIAEIARDVGALTVGVVTKPFSFEGAARSRIAEDAWNLLRENVDALITIPNDRLLSIIDRKTPLLEAFAKVDDVLRQGVQGISDLITIPGLINVDFADVKAVMANSGSALMGIGYASGEDRAIDAAKTAISSPLLEVSIDGARGVLFNISGGTDLAMAEINEAAKIITDKIDTDAKVIFGAVQDDKLKKGEIKITVIATGFNNGMPKPAPRLQASPTLFEEATGNGQVKNGGISQSNGQIKEVIDATLDDTEFDIPAFIRRKMK; the protein is encoded by the coding sequence ATGGCACAACTCAAACCTCCATTTGAAACATTCGCCCGCATTAAAGTAGTTGGAGTCGGTGGCGGAGGAAATAAGGCAATACAAAGGATGATGATGACAAAAATACACGGCGTAGAATTTGTTGCCGTGAATTTGGATGCCCAAGATCTTAATATCGCAAATGCTCCAACAAAAATTTTAATAGGTAAAAATCTTACACGCGGATTGGGAGCCGGTATGAATCCGGAAATTGGCAGACAAGCAGCTAGCGAAAGCAAGGATGAGATACAGGATGCGCTCAAGGGTTCTGATATGGTATTTATCTGCGGCGGCCTCGGTGGGGGAACCTGCTCCGGAGCTTCACCAGTGATCGCCGAAATAGCCAGAGATGTTGGCGCTCTTACTGTCGGCGTTGTAACTAAGCCGTTTTCTTTTGAGGGAGCCGCCAGGTCACGCATTGCAGAAGACGCTTGGAATCTTTTAAGAGAAAATGTTGATGCTTTGATAACCATACCTAATGACCGGTTGCTTTCTATAATTGACCGCAAAACCCCCCTACTTGAAGCTTTTGCAAAAGTAGATGACGTTTTAAGACAAGGTGTCCAGGGAATATCTGACTTAATTACTATTCCCGGCTTGATAAATGTAGACTTCGCCGATGTTAAGGCGGTAATGGCAAATTCAGGTTCCGCCTTGATGGGTATAGGCTACGCCAGCGGAGAAGACCGGGCCATAGACGCCGCCAAAACCGCCATAAGCTCACCCCTACTAGAAGTTTCCATAGACGGGGCTCGTGGAGTACTTTTCAACATATCTGGCGGCACTGACTTGGCAATGGCAGAAATTAACGAAGCGGCTAAAATCATAACCGATAAAATTGACACTGATGCAAAGGTGATATTTGGAGCAGTACAAGACGATAAATTGAAAAAGGGCGAGATAAAAATCACCGTTATAGCGACTGGTTTTAATAATGGTATGCCCAAGCCCGCCCCTAGACTACAAGCTAGCCCAACACTTTTTGAAGAAGCAACGGGTAATGGGCAGGTAAAAAATGGCGGCATTTCACAATCAAACGGACAAATTAAAGAAGTTATAGATGCAACGCTAGATGACACGGAATTCGATATCCCGGCATTTATTAGGAGAAAAATGAAGTAG
- the ftsA gene encoding cell division protein FtsA → MRQQIITGIDIGNHTIKTVIAELDRETLHPQIIGVGNTPSSGLRKGMVFDMEETINNIRESVGVAQTMAGVKVGRAYVSANGLHIHTQPSRGVIVVSRADNEITQNDIDRVIDAASTINLPPNREIIHTIPKNFTIDAQEHVKNPLGMKGVRLEADVLLVEGLSPYIRNLAKCVNANDIEVTEFVFAPLAASKAVLDKHQREHGVLSIDFGGGVSSVTLFHEGDLIHTAILPIGSRHITNDLAVAFRTSMDKAEEIKCQHGLIGTEQNSKKDKIDLSELLGETDFIVPRTQIAKIIDSRVAELFDLISDEMKKLQRGYLLPAGVVLAGGGANLTGLPDFTKNRLKLAVRVSDNYLLEGLTDQVADPAFAVATGLVLWGLEKEFSGGKLTLSSRFSYTDTVSKITRWFKNFLP, encoded by the coding sequence TTGCGTCAACAAATAATCACCGGCATAGACATAGGCAATCACACCATTAAAACGGTAATCGCGGAATTGGATCGCGAAACTTTGCATCCCCAAATAATCGGCGTTGGCAACACTCCTTCTAGCGGCCTGCGCAAGGGAATGGTTTTTGACATGGAGGAGACCATAAATAATATAAGGGAATCTGTGGGCGTGGCTCAAACAATGGCTGGTGTGAAAGTTGGCAGGGCTTACGTTTCTGCTAACGGTCTTCATATCCACACCCAGCCTTCGCGCGGAGTAATAGTGGTTTCGCGAGCCGACAATGAAATAACCCAGAATGATATTGATCGCGTTATTGATGCTGCTTCTACAATAAATCTCCCCCCTAATAGGGAAATAATCCATACTATCCCCAAGAATTTTACAATAGATGCCCAAGAACATGTTAAAAATCCTTTGGGCATGAAAGGTGTACGCCTAGAAGCAGATGTCTTGTTGGTAGAGGGCCTGTCGCCATATATTCGCAACCTCGCCAAATGTGTAAACGCTAACGATATAGAAGTAACGGAGTTTGTTTTTGCACCACTGGCAGCTTCAAAAGCAGTACTTGATAAGCACCAACGCGAACATGGAGTATTAAGCATAGACTTTGGCGGGGGAGTTTCTTCAGTCACACTTTTTCATGAAGGAGATTTGATTCATACGGCAATATTGCCTATTGGTTCAAGACATATCACCAACGATTTGGCTGTCGCCTTTCGTACCTCTATGGACAAGGCGGAGGAAATCAAGTGCCAGCACGGTCTTATCGGCACAGAACAAAATAGTAAAAAAGATAAAATTGATTTATCAGAACTTTTAGGGGAAACTGATTTCATAGTTCCGCGCACCCAAATAGCAAAAATAATTGATTCGCGAGTGGCTGAACTTTTTGATTTAATATCTGACGAAATGAAAAAACTACAGCGGGGCTATCTTTTACCGGCTGGCGTAGTTTTGGCTGGCGGTGGAGCTAATCTAACTGGTCTGCCTGATTTTACTAAAAATCGCCTCAAATTAGCCGTACGAGTAAGCGATAACTACTTACTAGAAGGACTCACTGATCAGGTGGCTGATCCGGCTTTTGCGGTTGCGACAGGCTTGGTGCTTTGGGGTCTTGAAAAAGAATTTTCAGGCGGCAAGCTGACATTATCCAGCAGATTTTCTTATACCGATACTGTTTCAAAAATAACCAGATGGTTTAAAAATTTTCTACCTTAG
- the rplK gene encoding 50S ribosomal protein L11: MAKKVKTILKLQIEGGKATPAPPVGTALGPHGLNIGDFVRQFNEATKDKVGEVTPVEITVYEDRSFSFVTKTPPAAFLLRKAAGVEKGSSEPNKNKAGKVTKEQVRQIAETKMQDLNANDVEAAVKIIEGTARSMGIEVK, from the coding sequence ATGGCGAAAAAAGTAAAAACAATTCTTAAACTCCAGATAGAGGGCGGCAAAGCTACACCGGCACCACCGGTAGGAACGGCCCTGGGTCCGCACGGACTCAACATTGGCGACTTCGTCAGACAGTTTAATGAAGCAACCAAAGACAAGGTGGGCGAGGTTACACCCGTTGAAATAACCGTCTACGAAGACAGGTCATTTAGTTTTGTAACCAAAACTCCGCCTGCCGCGTTCCTTTTACGCAAAGCTGCCGGCGTTGAGAAGGGTTCGAGTGAGCCCAACAAAAATAAGGCTGGAAAGGTAACCAAAGAACAAGTTCGCCAAATCGCCGAAACCAAAATGCAAGACCTTAACGCAAATGATGTTGAAGCGGCAGTCAAAATTATAGAGGGCACGGCAAGAAGTATGGGGATAGAAGTTAAGTAG
- the gyrB gene encoding DNA topoisomerase (ATP-hydrolyzing) subunit B has protein sequence MAKKEDQKNQNSYTAKDIYVLEGLEPVRKRPGMYIGSTGVDGLHHLIWEVFDNSLDEAMAGYAKNIEVTLLTNNRVKVKDDGRGIPVEKHKQTGVSALETVMTTLHAGGKFGGESYKVAAGLHGVGVSVVNALSVYLKVEVCRDGGLYEQEYERGEVKKAVKKVGTCKGSGTTVTFEPDPEIFKEIRFDWHQILNHIRQQAYLTKGIRIIVIDQREPIKIESSEKGKEHGHVIHPSYTFYFEGGIVSYVSFLNRHEEMVHSNIFYTAKEQDKILVEVAMQYTTEIQGHELSFANNVHTVEGGMHLTGFRSAITRTLNDYARKNGFLKEKDENLSGEDVREGLTSIVSVKINSSVLQFEGQTKAKLGNPDARTAVENVVNVEFADWLERNPNDARAIMGKVILASKARIAAKAARESVIRKGALEGFTLPGKLADCSSKNPEESELFIVEGDSAGGSSKQGRNRRTQAILPLRGKILNVEKARIDKMLASEEIRALVIALGTAIAEEFDISKLRYHKIIIMTDADVDGAHIRSLLLTLFYRYFRQLIESAYIYIAQPPLYRIQKGSNVQYVYSDAEKEKLLGELQKIAEEKAKTKETKKGNPAEIADWKIAPVNGSPAQEESGEMEENEVKIAGVSIQRYKGLGEMNPDQLWSTTMDPKSRILLQVTMKDAEEADKIFDILMGSDVLPRKKFIQTHAKNVKNLDV, from the coding sequence ATGGCCAAAAAAGAAGACCAAAAAAATCAAAATTCTTATACTGCTAAAGACATATATGTTTTAGAGGGTCTTGAACCGGTTAGAAAAAGACCAGGAATGTATATCGGCTCAACCGGCGTGGACGGATTACACCATTTGATATGGGAGGTTTTTGATAACTCACTTGATGAAGCCATGGCCGGCTATGCTAAAAATATTGAGGTTACACTGCTAACCAACAATCGCGTAAAGGTAAAGGACGACGGACGCGGCATACCGGTAGAAAAGCACAAACAAACCGGGGTCTCGGCGCTTGAAACGGTTATGACCACGCTCCACGCAGGAGGCAAATTCGGCGGAGAATCATACAAGGTGGCAGCGGGTCTTCATGGAGTCGGCGTATCTGTCGTGAACGCTCTCTCTGTCTACCTAAAAGTGGAAGTCTGCCGAGACGGGGGATTATATGAGCAGGAGTATGAACGTGGTGAGGTAAAAAAAGCAGTCAAAAAAGTCGGCACTTGCAAGGGCTCCGGCACAACGGTTACTTTTGAGCCTGATCCCGAAATTTTTAAAGAAATACGTTTTGACTGGCACCAGATACTTAACCATATACGCCAACAAGCATATCTAACCAAGGGAATCAGGATAATCGTAATTGACCAACGTGAACCGATAAAAATAGAAAGTTCTGAAAAAGGAAAAGAACACGGTCACGTGATACATCCGAGCTACACATTTTATTTTGAGGGTGGCATTGTTTCTTACGTTAGTTTCCTCAATCGGCACGAGGAAATGGTTCACTCAAATATTTTCTACACCGCCAAGGAGCAGGATAAGATTTTAGTTGAAGTGGCAATGCAATACACGACCGAGATACAGGGCCACGAACTTAGTTTTGCCAACAACGTTCATACTGTCGAGGGAGGTATGCATCTCACTGGCTTTCGTTCGGCTATTACACGAACCCTGAACGACTATGCCCGCAAAAACGGCTTCCTCAAAGAAAAGGATGAGAATCTTAGCGGTGAAGATGTCAGGGAAGGCCTGACTTCAATTGTATCGGTAAAAATAAATTCGAGTGTTTTACAGTTTGAAGGCCAGACCAAAGCCAAACTTGGCAACCCGGATGCCAGAACCGCCGTTGAAAACGTAGTGAATGTGGAATTTGCTGATTGGCTTGAACGCAATCCAAATGACGCCAGAGCCATTATGGGTAAGGTGATACTAGCTTCCAAGGCGCGCATCGCGGCTAAGGCCGCCCGTGAAAGCGTTATTCGCAAGGGCGCGCTTGAGGGCTTTACTCTTCCGGGTAAACTCGCTGACTGCTCGTCTAAAAACCCGGAAGAATCGGAATTGTTCATCGTGGAGGGTGACAGCGCCGGCGGTTCTAGCAAGCAGGGACGTAACCGTAGAACACAGGCCATTTTGCCGCTTCGCGGCAAAATACTGAATGTTGAAAAAGCAAGAATAGATAAAATGCTTGCTTCAGAAGAAATTAGAGCTTTGGTTATAGCACTCGGCACCGCTATTGCTGAAGAATTTGATATATCAAAATTACGCTATCACAAGATTATTATAATGACCGACGCTGATGTTGATGGTGCTCACATTCGTTCACTGCTTCTGACTTTATTTTACAGATACTTCCGCCAACTAATTGAATCGGCATATATTTATATCGCCCAGCCACCGCTTTATAGGATACAAAAGGGCAGCAATGTACAATATGTTTATAGCGATGCTGAAAAGGAAAAATTATTAGGCGAACTGCAAAAAATTGCCGAGGAAAAAGCAAAAACAAAAGAAACCAAAAAAGGCAACCCGGCAGAAATTGCGGACTGGAAAATTGCACCCGTTAATGGCTCGCCCGCACAAGAAGAAAGTGGAGAGATGGAAGAAAACGAAGTCAAAATAGCCGGGGTTTCAATACAACGTTACAAGGGTCTTGGTGAAATGAATCCTGACCAACTCTGGTCAACAACAATGGATCCGAAAAGTCGAATCTTGCTACAGGTTACCATGAAGGACGCGGAAGAAGCTGACAAAATTTTTGATATTCTGATGGGTTCCGATGTTTTGCCTCGTAAAAAATTCATCCAAACTCATGCCAAGAACGTCAAGAATCTAGACGTCTAG
- a CDS encoding arginine decarboxylase, pyruvoyl-dependent, with product MLPTKIFFTKGVGMHKEYLASFELALRSAGIAPYNLVTVSSIYPPNVKKVSKDEGLKLLPPGSVVHAVMARNATNEPNRLVSASIGVAIPQDPNQYGYLSEHHPFGETDEKAGDYAEDLAATMLATTLGIEFNPNTSWNEREQVFKASGQIIRTSNITQSAIGNKDGLWTTVIATAILIE from the coding sequence ATGCTTCCAACAAAAATTTTTTTTACTAAGGGCGTCGGGATGCATAAAGAATATCTGGCTTCATTTGAGTTGGCTCTGCGTTCGGCCGGAATCGCGCCATATAATCTTGTTACCGTCTCCAGTATCTATCCGCCAAATGTCAAAAAGGTCAGCAAGGACGAGGGATTAAAATTATTGCCGCCCGGATCCGTCGTTCATGCGGTCATGGCCCGAAATGCCACAAACGAACCCAATCGTTTGGTTTCAGCGTCTATCGGTGTCGCTATTCCACAGGATCCCAATCAATACGGTTATCTGTCCGAACATCATCCTTTTGGCGAGACTGATGAAAAAGCAGGGGATTACGCCGAAGACTTGGCCGCCACGATGCTAGCCACAACACTGGGCATTGAGTTCAATCCCAATACTTCGTGGAATGAAAGAGAGCAAGTATTTAAGGCGTCAGGGCAGATCATAAGAACTTCGAATATTACTCAATCGGCCATCGGCAACAAAGACGGCCTTTGGACTACGGTAATCGCAACGGCTATTTTGATAGAATAG
- the ybeY gene encoding rRNA maturation RNase YbeY, translating to MIISDFVFHNLTTDRKYNGGFFEKIVEFAAKELDLESKKFELSLSLVGEGRIKALNKKYRGKNKTTDVLSFPLMERGPIRSRAGQELITSNGVNDIISLGDIFICLPVAKKNAAREKVSLDYIMSFLTIHGFMHLLGYDHEKSAIEKDKMFTLQDKILKRLATSD from the coding sequence ATGATTATATCCGATTTTGTTTTTCATAATTTAACTACTGACAGGAAATACAACGGCGGTTTTTTTGAGAAGATCGTAGAATTTGCCGCAAAAGAGTTGGATTTGGAATCCAAAAAATTTGAACTGTCCTTAAGTCTGGTGGGTGAGGGCAGGATTAAGGCGCTGAACAAAAAATATCGCGGCAAAAACAAGACAACCGATGTTTTATCATTCCCGTTGATGGAACGTGGCCCCATCAGAAGTCGCGCCGGCCAAGAGCTGATTACTTCTAACGGAGTAAATGATATAATAAGCTTGGGTGACATATTTATTTGTTTGCCAGTAGCAAAGAAAAATGCCGCTCGTGAAAAAGTGAGTTTGGATTATATCATGTCTTTTTTAACAATTCACGGATTTATGCATTTGCTCGGATATGACCACGAAAAATCAGCCATAGAAAAAGACAAAATGTTTACATTGCAAGATAAAATACTAAAGCGACTAGCAACTAGCGACTAG
- a CDS encoding IMP dehydrogenase, producing the protein MHPQEILTQLARFRGITYRDVSLPPLGKNLAISRDAVTLNTHFSTNVPLKQPLVSANMLDVTESKMAIAQSLEGGIGIIHRFCPPDRQAQEAGTTKRAHNFLVEDPYSLQGSSTIGEARNMMALYKIGSLLVKNPDGKLAGLLTQRDVRFVDDRELVKTHMTPRRPGKEKRGDLVVVTREETLSINQIVEKLKQHKIKKLPVVDSDNFIVGLISAKDIERLKQYPLANLDQRGNLVVGATIGAIGDFIERAQELKKKNVDVIVMDVTSANSVSVENAIHEFRQKLGDYELVVGNIGTAEQAHALMQESVQGLKIGIGPGGPCTTRLSTGIGVPQLYAILEIYWKLIFKYHYKPEQIPPLCADGNIGAGCDIVHALLAGASSIMIGTLFAGTEETPGESYEKPDGRYKRYAGMASIEAAIERFTAMGFDDPIVEALKKAPEGIPREVKVGGSVKTTIRTLLGGVRSGISHRGILSLNDFKKQNPFDPETGFHILSAASRDESYKR; encoded by the coding sequence ATGCACCCGCAAGAAATTTTGACTCAACTGGCACGTTTTCGCGGTATAACTTATCGCGATGTATCCTTGCCGCCGCTTGGCAAAAATTTAGCAATATCAAGAGATGCGGTCACGCTTAACACGCACTTTTCAACCAACGTTCCGTTAAAGCAGCCTCTGGTTTCAGCAAATATGCTTGACGTTACAGAATCTAAAATGGCAATCGCCCAATCACTGGAAGGCGGAATCGGTATAATACATAGGTTTTGCCCGCCGGATCGCCAAGCCCAAGAAGCTGGCACAACAAAAAGAGCTCATAATTTCTTGGTTGAGGACCCATATTCATTACAAGGTTCTTCCACGATTGGCGAAGCCAGAAATATGATGGCTCTATATAAAATTGGGAGCTTATTGGTAAAAAATCCGGACGGCAAACTAGCAGGTCTTCTGACACAAAGGGACGTAAGATTCGTGGATGACAGAGAGCTCGTAAAAACTCATATGACACCGCGAAGACCTGGCAAAGAGAAAAGGGGAGATTTGGTTGTCGTTACTCGTGAAGAAACATTATCTATTAATCAAATAGTAGAGAAACTAAAACAACACAAAATTAAAAAATTACCGGTGGTTGATTCCGATAACTTTATTGTCGGGCTTATTTCTGCTAAAGACATTGAGCGCCTCAAGCAATATCCCTTGGCAAATCTTGACCAAAGGGGCAATCTCGTAGTTGGAGCGACGATTGGCGCAATCGGCGATTTTATAGAACGCGCACAAGAACTAAAGAAAAAAAATGTTGATGTAATTGTCATGGACGTAACCTCGGCCAATTCCGTCTCTGTTGAAAATGCAATTCATGAATTTAGGCAAAAGTTGGGGGATTACGAACTAGTAGTTGGAAATATTGGCACCGCGGAACAAGCTCATGCCTTAATGCAAGAAAGTGTACAGGGACTAAAAATTGGAATTGGTCCAGGGGGACCATGCACCACGCGCCTTAGCACAGGGATCGGGGTGCCCCAACTTTATGCAATTTTGGAAATTTACTGGAAACTAATTTTTAAATATCACTACAAGCCAGAGCAAATTCCACCGCTCTGCGCTGACGGCAACATAGGAGCCGGCTGTGATATCGTTCATGCACTTCTTGCTGGAGCTTCATCTATAATGATCGGCACACTTTTTGCCGGCACCGAAGAAACACCAGGAGAAAGTTACGAAAAACCGGATGGCCGCTACAAACGCTATGCCGGCATGGCTTCAATTGAGGCTGCCATAGAACGTTTTACGGCCATGGGTTTTGACGATCCGATTGTCGAAGCATTAAAAAAAGCTCCAGAGGGAATTCCTCGCGAAGTAAAAGTCGGGGGGTCAGTTAAAACCACGATTAGAACCTTGCTTGGTGGTGTCAGGTCGGGTATTAGTCACCGTGGAATACTAAGTTTGAATGATTTTAAGAAGCAAAATCCATTTGATCCAGAAACCGGTTTCCATATTTTGTCCGCCGCTTCCAGAGACGAGTCTTATAAAAGATAG
- the nusG gene encoding transcription termination/antitermination protein NusG, which translates to MPKQITTGERRWYAIHTYSGYEDNVMRNLKQRIESLGYENKIFNVLVPKEKKIKIKSGKRDVVEEKIYPGYVLVEMIVSDDSWYVVRNTPNVTGFIGSGVIPVPLSNEEIESLLKRTGVEEPKYKFDIAPGDSVKITDGPFKDFDGRVSEVDEERGRVKVLVTMFGRETPVELDFLQVKKI; encoded by the coding sequence ATGCCAAAACAGATAACAACCGGGGAGCGCAGGTGGTATGCTATACATACTTATTCAGGATATGAGGATAATGTGATGCGCAATCTTAAACAACGCATAGAATCTCTGGGCTATGAAAACAAGATCTTCAATGTTTTGGTTCCTAAAGAAAAGAAAATCAAAATCAAAAGCGGTAAACGTGACGTCGTAGAAGAAAAAATTTATCCGGGTTATGTTCTGGTTGAAATGATAGTATCTGACGATTCGTGGTACGTGGTAAGAAATACGCCAAACGTGACCGGTTTTATCGGTTCTGGGGTTATTCCGGTACCATTATCAAACGAGGAAATAGAATCGCTACTTAAACGCACGGGAGTGGAAGAACCAAAGTATAAATTTGACATTGCTCCAGGAGACAGTGTTAAGATAACCGACGGACCATTCAAGGACTTTGACGGTAGGGTGTCGGAGGTTGATGAAGAACGCGGCAGAGTAAAAGTATTAGTTACGATGTTTGGTAGAGAAACACCAGTTGAACTAGATTTTCTTCAAGTTAAGAAAATTTAA
- a CDS encoding phosphoribosyltransferase, producing MEPYSWEQFDEDAEKIANWAQNKNFKSVYGIPRGGLILAVKFSHLLDIPLIRNENDITKDTLIVDDIVDTGGTVERLLASLGPGYRIATIFCNEEAKKPDFYIRKKTEWILFPWETKETSRYDGTI from the coding sequence ATGGAACCTTACTCTTGGGAACAATTTGATGAAGATGCTGAAAAAATAGCAAACTGGGCGCAAAACAAAAATTTCAAAAGCGTCTACGGCATACCACGCGGTGGACTAATACTGGCTGTAAAATTTTCCCATCTGCTAGATATTCCACTGATACGAAACGAAAATGATATAACAAAAGATACTCTGATCGTGGATGACATTGTAGATACCGGCGGAACCGTTGAGCGTCTTCTGGCATCTCTAGGGCCGGGATATAGAATCGCGACCATATTTTGCAATGAAGAAGCCAAGAAGCCCGATTTTTACATACGAAAAAAAACTGAATGGATCCTCTTTCCCTGGGAAACAAAAGAAACATCACGCTATGATGGGACAATTTAA
- the secE gene encoding preprotein translocase subunit SecE yields MNRLIIFLNDVKIELARVSWPTKKQTTQYTLVVILMSVAVSLFLGGWDAIFGFVLNRFVLK; encoded by the coding sequence ATGAATAGATTAATCATTTTCCTAAATGATGTGAAAATTGAGTTGGCACGTGTAAGCTGGCCGACTAAAAAGCAAACCACTCAATACACTTTGGTGGTTATTTTAATGAGTGTTGCTGTTTCATTATTCTTGGGTGGTTGGGACGCAATCTTTGGATTTGTTTTGAACAGATTTGTATTAAAATAA